ATCGTGGTTTATGCCGTACGCTATCGCCTGTGGCAACACGTATATCGTCAAGCCTTCCGAGAAAGTGCCGCTGACGATGCAGAAGATTTTTCAACTGATCGAAGGTACAGGACTACCCAAAGGCGTTGTCAACTTAGTGAACGGTTCCGAGGCTACAGTAAACGCTATTCTAGATAACTCCACCATTAAGGCGGTCAGCTTTGTCGGTTCGACAGCAACCGCTAGGTATGTTTATAGCCGGGCGACAGCCAACGGTAAACGCGCTCAATGCCAAGGTGGAGCGAAGAACCCAATTATTGTCCTACCGGATGCGGATCCAGAAATGACGCGTCACGCGACCGCCGAGAGCGCCTTCGGATGCGCGGGGCAACGGTGTTTGGCGGCTTCACTGGCTGTTACCGTCGGTGAGGCGCGAGAGTGGTTCACGGATGCGATGACCGATGCTGCAGAAACGCGAGTCGTTGGCTACGGGTTAGAGGAGGGCGTTGAGATGGGTCCCGTGATAACGCCTGAAAGCAGATCCCGAATCGAAGGACTTATCCAGAAGGGGTTGGATGAGGGTGCGAAGGCTTTGGTCGACGGACGCAATCCGCAGATCTCCGGATATGAAAATGGAAATTTCGTCCGCCCAACGCTCTTGGGCGATGTGAATCCATCGAGCGAAATAGTCAAGACGGAGATTTTTGGTCCGGTTTTGAGTGCCATCCATGTGGACACGATTGACGATGCAATTTCGCTGGTAAACGGTGGAAGTTATGGGAATATGGCGTGTCTATTCACCACCAGCGGCGCCGCTGCACGGAAGTTCCGCTACGAGGCGGAGATTGGTAATATCGGGATTAACCTCGGCGTTGCGGCACCGATGGCGTTTTTCCCGTTCAGCGGGTGGAAGGATAGCTTCTTCGGGGATATGCACGGACAGGGCAAAGACGCGGTTGAGTTCTTCACACAGAAGAAGGTGGTCGTGGAACGGTGGGCGAGAAAAATCTTTTCGGTCTGAAGAATGTGACTAGTCTGCGATCTCGAAGAGGTCCAATTGTGAATCTGTACCCAATGTTCATTCCTCTTCTTCCTCAAAGAGATTCAGTTGTGCATCTGTATCATCTCGGTAGAGGTCGTAAGCCAAGCTACGATCGACAGGTCCTCCGTGTCGGTCGATGAGTGTTCGGACCTGATCGATGCAGCCGTGTATGTCGTTGCGAATCTCGTCCGTACCGAAACGCTGAACCAACCATCCGCGGGTTGTTAGGTAGGTATTTCTTCTTCTATCCCATCTTACAGCATCGTCGTAATCGTGAGTGGCACCGTTGCATTCGATGTTAATCATAGTTCCATCGCTGCACTCGATTGCGAAATCCAGATCATAATTGGTGTTGCGTTCACGGATTTCATACTGACGTTCCGCTTGGATTTCAGCGACTCTTAACCCGTCCCACATCAGATCTTCGATCGGATCCTGCGCTGCATTGAGTTTCGCTAGTGTCGTCGTAATGAAAGTGACGCGCCTTAGGCGTTTGCTTGGAATTGGTTGCGGCAACCGTTGTAATGGTGAAATCTCCAGTTTGTAATACAGCGTCTCCGCATTCTGGTTTCCTGCCTCGTCAGGCAACAGTTCGATCCGCCGTGCTGTACTTATCTGGTTAATCTCCATGTAGTAGTTCACGGCAAAAGCATCTCTTCCGAAAACCTTGGTTTGATAGAATGCGAGGTATCACATCTGATTTATTATATTTCGGATAGACTGGGACCTCCTGTCGGTAGGAATGCGATACCAACGCTGCG
This region of Candidatus Poribacteria bacterium genomic DNA includes:
- a CDS encoding aldehyde dehydrogenase family protein, with product STLMQGYNLEDIATGIDEIMIRQPVGVCAAIAPFNFPGMITSWFMPYAIACGNTYIVKPSEKVPLTMQKIFQLIEGTGLPKGVVNLVNGSEATVNAILDNSTIKAVSFVGSTATARYVYSRATANGKRAQCQGGAKNPIIVLPDADPEMTRHATAESAFGCAGQRCLAASLAVTVGEAREWFTDAMTDAAETRVVGYGLEEGVEMGPVITPESRSRIEGLIQKGLDEGAKALVDGRNPQISGYENGNFVRPTLLGDVNPSSEIVKTEIFGPVLSAIHVDTIDDAISLVNGGSYGNMACLFTTSGAAARKFRYEAEIGNIGINLGVAAPMAFFPFSGWKDSFFGDMHGQGKDAVEFFTQKKVVVERWARKIFSV
- a CDS encoding DUF559 domain-containing protein, with translation MNYYMEINQISTARRIELLPDEAGNQNAETLYYKLEISPLQRLPQPIPSKRLRRVTFITTTLAKLNAAQDPIEDLMWDGLRVAEIQAERQYEIRERNTNYDLDFAIECSDGTMINIECNGATHDYDDAVRWDRRRNTYLTTRGWLVQRFGTDEIRNDIHGCIDQVRTLIDRHGGPVDRSLAYDLYRDDTDAQLNLFEEEEE